In one Bradyrhizobium sp. 4 genomic region, the following are encoded:
- the ffh gene encoding signal recognition particle protein — protein sequence MFDNLSERLGGILDRLTGRGALTEKDVDAAMREVRRALLEADVALEVVRSFTERVREQAIGATVVKSVTPGQMVVKIVHDELINTLGAESQTIDINSVPPVPIMMVGLQGSGKTTTTAKLARRMVQRDKRKVLMASLDIYRPAAMEQLAVLGRDLDIPTLPIIAGQQPAQIAKRALEAGKLGGYDVVLLDTAGRTTLDEEMMAEAAAIKAAANPHEVLLVADSLTGQDAVNLARAFDERVGLTGIVLTRVDGDGRGGAALSMRAVTGKPIKLLGTGEKTDALEDFHPDRIAGRILGMGDVVSLVERAAANIDAEKAARTAERMRKGQFDLNDMREQLSQMANMGGISGLMGMMPGIAKMKNQIAAAGIDDKILKRQVAVIDSMTRDERRHPDLLKASRKKRIAAGSGQSVEQVNKLLKMHRNMADMMKAMGSGKRGPLAGIAQAMGFGGGMKPPSPEEMKALQEKMQGGGGQGLPSLPKDLPAGLRQGLPNVPGLTGLSGKPMLPGLGGFSGKKK from the coding sequence TTGTTCGACAATCTGTCGGAACGGCTTGGCGGCATTCTCGATCGTCTGACGGGGCGCGGTGCGCTGACCGAAAAGGACGTCGACGCGGCCATGCGCGAGGTGCGCCGCGCGCTGCTGGAAGCCGACGTGGCTCTCGAAGTGGTGCGCAGCTTCACCGAGCGGGTCCGCGAGCAGGCGATCGGCGCCACCGTCGTCAAGTCGGTGACCCCAGGCCAGATGGTGGTCAAGATCGTCCACGACGAGCTGATCAACACGCTCGGCGCCGAAAGCCAGACCATCGACATCAATTCCGTGCCGCCGGTGCCGATCATGATGGTCGGCCTGCAAGGCTCCGGCAAGACCACCACCACCGCAAAGCTCGCCCGTCGCATGGTCCAGCGCGACAAGCGCAAGGTGCTGATGGCATCGCTCGACATCTACCGTCCCGCGGCGATGGAGCAGCTGGCCGTCCTGGGCCGCGACCTCGACATTCCGACGCTGCCGATCATCGCCGGCCAGCAGCCGGCGCAGATCGCAAAGCGCGCGCTCGAGGCCGGCAAGCTCGGCGGCTACGACGTCGTGCTGCTCGACACGGCCGGCCGCACCACGCTCGACGAAGAGATGATGGCGGAAGCAGCCGCGATCAAAGCCGCCGCAAATCCGCATGAAGTGCTGCTGGTGGCGGACAGCCTCACCGGCCAGGACGCCGTCAACCTCGCGCGCGCCTTCGACGAGCGCGTCGGCCTCACCGGCATCGTGCTGACACGAGTCGACGGCGACGGCCGGGGCGGCGCCGCGCTGTCGATGCGCGCGGTGACCGGCAAGCCGATCAAGCTGCTCGGCACCGGTGAAAAGACGGACGCGCTGGAGGATTTCCATCCCGACCGTATCGCCGGCCGCATCCTCGGCATGGGCGACGTCGTGTCGCTGGTCGAACGCGCCGCCGCCAACATCGATGCCGAAAAGGCCGCGCGCACCGCCGAGCGGATGCGCAAGGGTCAGTTCGACCTCAACGACATGCGCGAGCAGCTGTCGCAGATGGCCAATATGGGCGGCATCAGCGGGCTGATGGGCATGATGCCCGGCATCGCCAAGATGAAGAACCAGATCGCGGCCGCCGGCATCGACGACAAGATCTTGAAGCGCCAGGTCGCGGTGATCGATTCCATGACGCGCGACGAGCGCCGTCATCCCGATCTGCTCAAGGCCAGCCGCAAGAAGCGCATCGCCGCAGGTTCCGGCCAGAGCGTCGAGCAGGTCAACAAGCTGCTCAAGATGCACCGGAACATGGCCGACATGATGAAGGCCATGGGCTCCGGCAAGCGCGGTCCGCTCGCCGGCATCGCGCAGGCGATGGGCTTTGGCGGCGGCATGAAGCCGCCTTCGCCGGAAGAGATGAAGGCGCTGCAGGAGAAGATGCAGGGTGGCGGCGGACAAGGTCTGCCCAGCCTGCCGAAGGATTTACCTGCCGGACTGCGCCAGGGTCTGCCGAACGTTCCGGGTCTGACCGGGCTGAGCGGCAAGCCGATGCTGCCGGGCCTCGGCGGTTTCTCCGGCAAGAAGAAATGA
- a CDS encoding PAS domain-containing methyl-accepting chemotaxis protein, translating to MFGRKSRVDAQAQIEAIGRSQAMIEFNIDGTIITANKNFLDALGYRLDEIQGKHHSMFVPADQRDSTEYKAFWAALNSGKYQAREFKRIAKDGREVWIEASYNPVLDGNGKTVMVAKIAIDITEKKIRSMADASKIAAVGRAQAVVEFKLDGTIVTANENFCKALGYSLPEIEGKHHSMFIAEAERNGTAYRELWAKLNRGEYQAGEFKRIGKGGREVWILASYNPLLDENGKPFGVAKFATDVTAEKLKNADLAGQIAAIEKAQAVIEFNMDGTIVTANENFLGALGYSLAEIKGKHHSTFVEPSERDGNGYREFWAALNRGQYQAAEYKRIGKGGREVYIQASYNPIMDLNGKPFKVVKYATDVTKQVLVRMGNERVRGMMESVAAGSEELNASVREISEAMTKSRQTASSAVDQVAAADAQAQRLTEAALAMSGIVELINNITGQINLLALNATIESARAGEAGRGFAVVASEVKSLANQAKQATDKIGAEIGSLNGISGDVVTALASIKSAINNVSEYVTSTAAAIEEQSTVTNEMSTSMQRAAAEAAAMAASA from the coding sequence ATGTTCGGTCGTAAATCCCGCGTCGATGCACAAGCTCAGATTGAGGCAATCGGCCGCTCGCAAGCCATGATCGAATTCAATATTGATGGGACGATCATCACGGCCAATAAGAACTTTCTCGATGCGCTCGGCTATCGGCTCGACGAGATCCAGGGCAAGCATCACTCCATGTTCGTGCCGGCCGACCAGCGCGACAGCACCGAGTACAAGGCGTTCTGGGCTGCATTAAACAGTGGCAAGTATCAGGCGCGCGAGTTCAAGCGGATCGCGAAGGACGGCCGCGAGGTCTGGATCGAAGCATCCTACAATCCCGTGCTCGACGGCAACGGCAAGACGGTGATGGTCGCCAAGATTGCGATCGACATCACCGAGAAGAAGATCCGCAGCATGGCCGACGCTTCGAAGATCGCCGCCGTTGGCCGGGCCCAGGCCGTAGTCGAGTTCAAGCTCGACGGCACCATCGTCACTGCCAACGAGAATTTCTGCAAGGCGCTTGGCTATTCGTTGCCCGAAATCGAGGGCAAGCATCACAGCATGTTCATCGCCGAGGCCGAGCGCAACGGCACGGCCTATCGCGAGCTCTGGGCCAAGCTCAACCGCGGCGAATACCAGGCCGGCGAATTCAAGCGGATCGGCAAGGGCGGCCGCGAGGTCTGGATCCTCGCCTCCTACAATCCGCTACTCGACGAGAATGGCAAGCCGTTCGGTGTCGCCAAGTTCGCGACCGACGTCACGGCGGAGAAGCTGAAGAATGCCGACCTTGCGGGCCAGATCGCGGCCATCGAGAAGGCCCAAGCCGTGATCGAGTTCAACATGGACGGCACGATCGTCACCGCGAACGAGAACTTCCTCGGCGCGCTCGGCTATTCGTTGGCGGAGATCAAGGGCAAGCACCACAGCACGTTCGTCGAGCCGTCGGAGCGCGATGGCAATGGCTATCGCGAGTTCTGGGCGGCGCTCAACCGCGGCCAGTACCAGGCGGCTGAATACAAGCGCATCGGCAAGGGCGGCAGGGAGGTCTACATCCAGGCGTCCTACAATCCGATCATGGATCTCAACGGCAAGCCGTTCAAGGTCGTGAAATATGCGACCGACGTCACGAAGCAGGTGCTGGTCCGCATGGGCAACGAGCGCGTCCGCGGCATGATGGAATCGGTCGCCGCGGGTTCGGAGGAATTGAATGCCTCGGTGCGGGAGATCTCCGAGGCCATGACCAAGTCGCGCCAGACTGCCAGCAGTGCGGTCGATCAGGTCGCCGCCGCCGACGCCCAGGCGCAGCGCCTTACTGAAGCCGCGCTGGCGATGAGCGGGATCGTCGAACTCATCAACAACATCACCGGGCAGATCAACCTCCTGGCCCTTAACGCCACCATCGAATCCGCCCGCGCCGGCGAAGCCGGTCGGGGCTTTGCGGTGGTCGCCTCGGAGGTTAAGAGTCTCGCCAACCAGGCCAAGCAGGCCACTGACAAGATCGGCGCCGAGATCGGTAGCCTCAACGGCATCTCCGGAGACGTCGTCACCGCCCTGGCCTCGATCAAGTCGGCCATCAACAATGTCAGCGAATATGTGACGTCGACGGCCGCGGCAATCGAAGAGCAAAGCACGGTGACCAACGAGATGTCGACCAGCATGCAGCGCGCCGCAGCGGAAGCCGCGGCGATGGCTGCCAGTGCTTGA
- a CDS encoding AraC family transcriptional regulator, whose protein sequence is MGAVSYLDRYPLLKSRDSEFARDRLFAEYGADRFDKHGREFGIQANFARLQSIGLAFCGYEGAASLSFPESQVLRQLFSVQGAASFSIKGSSGPIGAFSPIISGDARLDLKFAPGYRQLVLRIDAGALERLLKTILGDDSDMELRFAPGESDPAVMTYVRQDVFRFAEELDRFGQDYSPIAIGELERALMVRILLAHRHNFTDRLQGPAPGANRPVIDIVESYIEAHWDEPIDLEKIAAIANVSVRTIYREFSEAGRGSPGQCARRFRLQRATELLRHPDEQTSVVAVAFKCGFQNLGRFASEYRRAVGELPSETLKNARRRQ, encoded by the coding sequence TTGGGCGCCGTCTCCTATCTCGACCGGTATCCGTTGCTTAAGTCCCGCGACAGCGAGTTCGCGCGCGACCGCCTATTCGCCGAATATGGCGCAGACCGTTTCGACAAGCATGGCCGCGAGTTCGGTATCCAGGCCAATTTTGCTCGCTTGCAATCAATCGGCCTCGCCTTCTGCGGCTACGAAGGTGCGGCGTCGCTCTCCTTTCCTGAATCGCAAGTTCTCCGCCAGCTCTTCTCCGTCCAAGGGGCTGCGAGCTTCAGCATCAAAGGGAGCAGCGGGCCAATTGGGGCCTTCAGTCCGATCATCTCCGGAGACGCCAGGCTGGACCTCAAGTTTGCGCCGGGCTATCGCCAATTGGTGCTGAGGATCGATGCCGGCGCACTCGAGCGGTTGCTAAAGACAATCCTGGGCGATGATAGCGACATGGAGCTGCGTTTCGCCCCGGGCGAATCCGATCCGGCGGTGATGACTTATGTTCGTCAGGACGTCTTCAGATTTGCGGAGGAGTTGGACAGGTTCGGCCAGGACTACTCACCCATAGCCATCGGCGAACTTGAGCGGGCGTTGATGGTTCGAATCCTTCTGGCGCACCGGCACAATTTCACCGATCGGCTTCAGGGCCCGGCGCCGGGCGCCAACCGGCCCGTCATCGACATCGTCGAATCCTACATCGAGGCTCATTGGGACGAACCAATCGATCTGGAGAAGATTGCCGCAATCGCCAACGTCAGCGTGCGGACGATTTATCGGGAATTCTCCGAGGCGGGGCGGGGATCACCGGGCCAGTGCGCGCGACGCTTCCGGCTTCAGCGGGCGACGGAGCTCTTGCGACATCCGGATGAGCAGACCAGCGTCGTTGCCGTCGCGTTCAAATGTGGCTTTCAAAATCTTGGCCGCTTTGCATCGGAATATCGGCGAGCGGTCGGTGAGCTGCCATCCGAAACGCTGAAGAATGCGAGACGGAGACAGTGA
- a CDS encoding metallopeptidase family protein, which produces MWTELKAPSLAEMEAMAHEVFERLPAEFRRLCEGVIIRVDDFPTEEVLDEMACESEFDLLGLFQGVGLPQQSFGDVARLPNMVWLYRRPILDYWAEHDESLGHIVRHVLIHEIGHHFGLSDDDMTAIEAQEPG; this is translated from the coding sequence ATGTGGACGGAATTGAAAGCGCCCTCGCTGGCCGAGATGGAAGCGATGGCGCACGAAGTGTTCGAACGCCTGCCGGCGGAGTTTCGAAGGCTGTGCGAGGGCGTGATCATCCGCGTCGACGACTTCCCGACCGAGGAAGTCCTGGACGAGATGGCATGCGAGAGCGAGTTCGACCTGCTCGGCCTGTTCCAGGGCGTCGGCCTGCCGCAGCAGAGTTTTGGCGACGTGGCGCGGCTGCCCAACATGGTCTGGCTCTACCGCCGGCCGATCCTGGACTATTGGGCCGAGCACGACGAAAGCCTCGGCCATATCGTCCGCCACGTCCTGATCCACGAGATCGGCCATCATTTCGGCCTGTCGGACGACGATATGACTGCGATCGAGGCTCAAGAGCCCGGTTAG
- the rimM gene encoding ribosome maturation factor RimM (Essential for efficient processing of 16S rRNA) translates to MPALVCVARIGAAHGVRGAVKLWTFTEDPFAVRSYGLLSSKDGKRQFEVATARAAKDHLVATFKGVTTRDEAERLNGIELYVAREKLPATDEGEYYHTDLIGLAAVTTAGDALGRVLAIHNFGAGDIIEIAPPTGTTLLLPFTDAVVPEVDIAGGRVVIALPQEIEAEDTEEDSSPSRPGEGRDP, encoded by the coding sequence ATGCCGGCGCTGGTCTGCGTCGCGCGGATCGGCGCCGCGCATGGCGTGCGCGGCGCGGTCAAACTGTGGACCTTCACCGAAGATCCCTTTGCCGTGCGGAGCTACGGTCTGCTCTCGTCCAAGGACGGCAAGCGCCAGTTCGAGGTTGCAACGGCGCGCGCGGCCAAGGATCATCTGGTTGCGACGTTCAAGGGCGTCACGACCCGCGATGAGGCCGAGCGCCTCAACGGCATCGAGCTCTACGTCGCGCGCGAAAAACTGCCCGCGACGGACGAGGGCGAATATTACCACACCGATCTGATCGGGCTCGCCGCCGTCACCACGGCCGGCGATGCGCTCGGCCGCGTGCTCGCGATCCACAATTTCGGCGCCGGCGACATCATCGAGATCGCGCCGCCCACAGGCACCACGCTGCTGCTGCCGTTCACGGACGCGGTGGTGCCGGAGGTCGACATCGCAGGCGGCCGCGTCGTGATCGCGCTGCCGCAGGAAATCGAGGCAGAGGACACGGAGGAGGATTCCTCCCCGAGTCGTCCGGGCGAAGGCCGGGACCCATAA
- the leuC gene encoding 3-isopropylmalate dehydratase large subunit, with amino-acid sequence MSKPTTLYDKIWNDHLVHEAEDGTCLLYIDRHLVHEVTSPQAFEGLRATGRKVHAPEKTLAVVDHNVPTTDRTKPNPDPESIEQIKALADNAKEFGIEYYDEFDKRQGVVHVIGPEQGFTLPGTTIVCGDSHTSTHGAFGALAHGIGTSEVEHVLATQTLIQKKAKNMRVTVDGKLPDGVTGKDIILAIIGEIGTAGGTGYVLEYAGDAIRALSMEGRMTVCNMSIEGGARAGLVAPDQKAFDFLRGRPKAPKGADWDAAMRYWEKLRSDEGAHFDHELRLDAAKLPPIVTWGTSPEDVISVTGSVPDPDKIADEAKRLSKHRALKYMGLTAGTKITDIKLDRIFIGSCTNGRIEDLRAAAKIAEGKQVAGGVNAMVVPGSGLVKEQAEAEGLDKIFIKAGFEWREPGCSMCLAMNPDKLAPEERCASTSNRNFEGRQGFKGRTHLVSPAMAAAAAIAGHFVDIREWR; translated from the coding sequence ATGTCCAAGCCGACCACATTGTACGACAAGATCTGGAACGACCATCTGGTGCACGAAGCCGAGGACGGCACCTGCCTGCTCTATATCGATCGCCATCTGGTGCACGAGGTCACTTCACCGCAGGCGTTCGAAGGCCTGCGCGCCACCGGCCGCAAGGTCCACGCACCCGAGAAGACGCTGGCCGTCGTCGATCACAACGTGCCGACCACCGACCGCACCAAGCCGAACCCCGACCCTGAAAGCATCGAGCAGATCAAGGCACTGGCCGACAACGCCAAGGAATTCGGCATCGAATATTACGACGAGTTCGACAAGCGTCAGGGCGTCGTCCACGTCATCGGTCCCGAGCAGGGCTTCACGCTGCCCGGCACCACCATCGTCTGCGGTGACAGCCACACCTCGACGCATGGTGCGTTCGGCGCGCTCGCGCACGGCATCGGCACGTCGGAAGTCGAGCATGTGCTGGCGACGCAGACGCTGATCCAGAAGAAGGCGAAGAACATGCGCGTCACCGTCGATGGCAAATTGCCTGACGGCGTGACGGGCAAGGACATCATCCTCGCGATCATCGGCGAGATCGGCACCGCGGGCGGCACCGGCTACGTGCTCGAATACGCCGGCGACGCGATCCGTGCGCTCAGCATGGAAGGCCGCATGACGGTCTGCAACATGTCGATCGAAGGCGGTGCGCGCGCCGGCCTGGTCGCGCCGGACCAGAAGGCGTTCGACTTCTTGCGCGGCCGCCCGAAGGCACCGAAGGGCGCGGATTGGGACGCCGCGATGCGTTACTGGGAGAAGTTGCGCTCGGACGAGGGCGCGCATTTCGACCACGAGCTGCGGCTCGATGCAGCGAAGCTGCCGCCGATCGTGACCTGGGGCACTTCGCCTGAGGATGTCATCTCGGTCACCGGCAGCGTGCCCGATCCCGACAAGATCGCGGACGAGGCCAAGCGTCTCTCCAAGCACCGTGCCTTGAAGTACATGGGCTTGACCGCGGGGACGAAGATCACCGACATCAAGCTCGACCGCATCTTCATCGGCTCCTGCACCAACGGCCGGATCGAGGATCTGCGCGCCGCCGCCAAGATCGCGGAAGGCAAGCAGGTCGCAGGCGGCGTCAACGCCATGGTCGTGCCGGGCTCCGGCCTCGTGAAGGAGCAGGCCGAGGCTGAAGGTCTGGACAAGATCTTCATCAAGGCCGGCTTCGAATGGCGCGAGCCCGGTTGCTCGATGTGCCTCGCGATGAACCCCGACAAGCTGGCTCCGGAAGAGCGCTGCGCCTCGACCTCGAACCGCAATTTCGAGGGCCGCCAGGGCTTCAAGGGCCGCACCCATCTGGTGTCGCCGGCGATGGCCGCAGCCGCGGCGATCGCGGGTCACTTCGTCGACATCAGGGAGTGGCGGTAA
- the leuD gene encoding 3-isopropylmalate dehydratase small subunit, which yields MDKFTTLEGVAAPLKIINVDTDMIIPKQYLKTIKRTGLGKGLFSEQRYKDDGSENPDFVLNQPAYRNAKVLVAGDNFGCGSSREHAPWALLDFGIRCVISTSFGDIFYNNCFKNGILPIRVAQEDLDKLFDDAERGANATLTIDLPNQEIRGPDGGKVKFEIDPFRKHCLMNGLDDIGLTMEKKASIDTYEDKLKRERAWA from the coding sequence ATGGACAAGTTCACCACGCTGGAAGGCGTCGCGGCGCCGCTGAAGATCATCAATGTCGACACCGACATGATCATTCCGAAGCAGTACCTCAAGACCATCAAGCGCACCGGCCTTGGCAAGGGGCTCTTCTCCGAGCAGCGCTACAAGGACGACGGCAGCGAGAATCCGGATTTCGTCCTCAACCAGCCCGCCTATCGCAATGCGAAGGTGCTGGTCGCCGGCGACAATTTCGGCTGCGGCTCGAGCCGCGAGCACGCGCCCTGGGCGCTGCTCGACTTCGGCATCCGCTGCGTGATCTCGACCTCGTTCGGCGACATCTTCTACAACAACTGCTTCAAGAACGGCATTCTGCCGATCCGGGTGGCCCAGGAAGACCTCGACAAGCTGTTCGACGACGCCGAGCGTGGCGCCAACGCGACGCTGACGATCGACCTGCCGAACCAGGAGATCCGCGGTCCCGACGGCGGCAAGGTCAAGTTCGAGATCGACCCGTTCCGCAAGCATTGCCTGATGAACGGCCTCGACGACATCGGCCTGACGATGGAGAAGAAGGCCTCGATCGACACCTATGAGGACAAGCTCAAGCGCGAACGCGCCTGGGCCTGA
- the trmD gene encoding tRNA (guanosine(37)-N1)-methyltransferase TrmD, which yields MTTSSPWRATVLTLFPEMFPGPLGVSLAGRALAGGLWELEARDIRASATDRHRSVDDTPAGGGPGMVLRADVLAAAIDAAGIGPDRPKLLMSPRGRPLTQARVLELAKGPGPLIVCGRFEGVDQRVIDGRGLEEVSIGDYVLSGGEIAALALIDACVRLLPGVMGKEASGTEESFSDGLLEYPQYTRPQLFEGTPIPEILTSGDHAKVASWRRAESEALTAARRPDLWAQIPSKVPNRAGRQKTPKNKTDG from the coding sequence ATGACCACCTCCTCACCCTGGCGCGCGACGGTGCTGACGCTGTTTCCGGAAATGTTTCCGGGGCCGCTGGGCGTGAGCCTGGCCGGCCGGGCGCTGGCTGGCGGGCTCTGGGAGCTGGAGGCGCGGGACATCCGGGCCTCGGCCACCGACCGCCACCGCAGCGTCGATGACACCCCGGCCGGCGGCGGGCCGGGCATGGTGCTTCGGGCCGATGTTCTGGCGGCGGCCATCGATGCCGCCGGGATTGGCCCGGACCGGCCGAAACTGCTGATGAGCCCGAGGGGTCGGCCATTGACCCAGGCCCGCGTCCTGGAGCTCGCCAAGGGCCCGGGTCCCCTGATCGTCTGCGGGCGGTTCGAGGGGGTGGACCAGCGCGTGATCGACGGGCGGGGTTTGGAGGAGGTCTCGATCGGGGATTACGTGCTCTCCGGCGGTGAAATCGCGGCCCTGGCCCTGATCGACGCCTGTGTTCGGCTGCTGCCCGGCGTGATGGGCAAGGAGGCCTCGGGAACCGAGGAAAGCTTCTCGGACGGTCTCCTCGAATACCCCCAATACACCCGGCCGCAGCTGTTCGAGGGAACCCCGATCCCGGAGATCCTGACCTCCGGCGACCACGCCAAGGTCGCCAGCTGGCGGCGGGCGGAATCCGAGGCGCTGACGGCGGCCCGGCGACCGGATTTGTGGGCCCAGATCCCGAGCAAAGTCCCGAATCGGGCCGGACGCCAAAAAACGCCAAAAAACAAGACAGACGGGTGA
- a CDS encoding CoA ester lyase: MTRPRRSHLFMPGSNPRALEKARNLAADGLILDLEDSVAPDAKAVARDGIAAAIAAKGFGKREILIRTNGLDTPWWADDVAMAAKVSPDGILVPKVSTVEDLDTIGRRLAELGAAPTVKVWAMIETARAVLHAEELAAAGRDPARRLSGFVFGPNDISRETRIKMLPGRAAMIPMITHCILATRAHGLEILDGPYSDIANSDGFATECAQGRDLGFDGKTLIHPSQIEACNAIFTPPEEEVARARKIIAAFELPENVSRGAIRLDGAMVERLHADMARRTIEIADAIAAMGKG, encoded by the coding sequence CGTAATCTCGCCGCCGACGGCCTGATCCTTGATCTCGAAGATTCCGTCGCCCCCGATGCCAAGGCGGTGGCGCGCGACGGCATCGCGGCCGCAATCGCAGCCAAAGGTTTCGGCAAGCGCGAGATTTTGATCCGCACCAACGGCCTCGACACGCCCTGGTGGGCCGACGACGTCGCGATGGCGGCGAAGGTCTCGCCGGACGGCATCCTGGTTCCAAAAGTCTCCACTGTGGAGGACCTCGACACGATCGGCCGTCGTCTCGCCGAGCTCGGCGCGGCGCCGACCGTAAAAGTCTGGGCCATGATCGAGACCGCACGCGCGGTGCTGCATGCGGAGGAACTGGCCGCGGCCGGGCGCGATCCAGCGCGGCGGCTGTCAGGCTTCGTGTTCGGCCCGAACGACATTTCGCGCGAGACGCGGATCAAGATGCTGCCGGGCCGCGCCGCGATGATCCCGATGATCACCCATTGCATCCTGGCAACGCGCGCCCACGGCCTCGAAATCCTCGACGGGCCCTACAGCGACATCGCCAATTCCGACGGGTTCGCCACCGAATGCGCGCAGGGCCGCGATCTCGGTTTTGACGGCAAGACGCTGATTCACCCCTCGCAGATCGAAGCCTGCAACGCGATCTTCACCCCGCCCGAAGAGGAAGTCGCGCGCGCGCGAAAGATCATCGCCGCGTTCGAGCTGCCGGAGAACGTCTCGCGCGGCGCGATCCGTCTCGATGGCGCCATGGTGGAGCGCCTGCACGCCGACATGGCGCGGCGCACGATCGAGATCGCGGATGCGATTGCGGCGATGGGCAAGGGCTGA
- the rplS gene encoding 50S ribosomal protein L19, whose product MNLIQQLEKEQFDKLSANKEIPEFGPGDTVIVNVKVVEGDRTRVQAYEGVCIGRSGGGLNESFTVRKISYGEGVERVFPVMSPMIDSIKVVRRGKVRRAKLYYLRNLRGKSARIVEKKQDRPAAAVNE is encoded by the coding sequence ATGAACCTGATCCAACAGCTCGAAAAAGAGCAATTCGACAAGCTCTCCGCCAACAAGGAGATTCCGGAATTCGGCCCCGGCGACACCGTGATCGTCAACGTGAAGGTCGTCGAAGGCGACCGCACCCGCGTGCAGGCCTATGAAGGCGTTTGCATCGGCCGTTCCGGCGGCGGTCTCAACGAGAGCTTCACGGTGCGCAAGATTTCGTACGGCGAAGGCGTGGAGCGCGTGTTCCCGGTGATGTCGCCGATGATCGACTCGATCAAGGTGGTGCGCCGCGGCAAGGTCCGTCGCGCCAAGCTCTATTATCTCCGCAACCTTCGCGGCAAGTCGGCCCGCATCGTCGAGAAGAAGCAGGACCGCCCGGCTGCTGCCGTCAACGAGTAA
- the rpsP gene encoding 30S ribosomal protein S16, translating into MSVVIRLARAGTKKRPVYHVVVADSRFPRDGRFIERLGYFNPLLPKDNETRLKLDMDKVKAWLAKGAQPSDRVSRFLDAAGVKKREVRNNPEKAVPRKERKAQAEAAAKG; encoded by the coding sequence ATGTCCGTCGTTATCCGTCTCGCCCGCGCCGGCACCAAGAAGCGCCCCGTCTATCACGTCGTCGTCGCCGATTCGCGCTTCCCCCGCGATGGCCGCTTCATCGAGCGTCTCGGCTATTTCAACCCGCTGCTGCCGAAGGACAACGAGACCCGGCTGAAGCTCGACATGGACAAGGTGAAGGCGTGGCTCGCCAAGGGCGCGCAGCCGTCGGACCGTGTGTCGCGCTTCCTCGACGCCGCCGGCGTCAAGAAGCGCGAAGTGCGCAACAATCCGGAGAAGGCCGTGCCGCGCAAGGAGCGCAAGGCGCAGGCCGAAGCCGCCGCGAAGGGTTAA